In a single window of the Phaeobacter sp. G2 genome:
- the fliP gene encoding flagellar type III secretion system pore protein FliP (The bacterial flagellar biogenesis protein FliP forms a type III secretion system (T3SS)-type pore required for flagellar assembly.), whose translation MTRTALVLTLVVTCAALMLPQAAMAQELSLSLAEGQSISARSIQLILLITVLSLAPGLLIMITCFPFLVTVLSILRQGLGLQQAPPNMMMISLALFLTYFVMEPVFTEAWQVGISPLIEEQIDIETGLMRGLEPFRAFMANRLDPDTFYAISDLRPDMEAMNPSPEAPLSVLIPSFLLSEIARAFQIGFLVFLPFLVIDLVVAAVLMSMGMMMVPPAVVSLPFKLAFFVVADGWSLIATALVRSYYP comes from the coding sequence ATGACACGCACAGCCCTAGTCCTCACACTTGTTGTCACCTGCGCAGCCCTGATGCTGCCGCAGGCGGCAATGGCGCAGGAGCTGAGCCTGTCGCTCGCCGAGGGGCAATCTATCTCGGCCCGTTCGATCCAGCTTATCCTGTTGATCACCGTGCTCAGCCTGGCCCCTGGTCTGCTGATCATGATCACCTGTTTCCCATTCCTGGTGACGGTTCTGTCGATCCTTCGCCAGGGTCTGGGCCTGCAGCAGGCGCCACCCAATATGATGATGATCAGCCTGGCGCTGTTTCTCACCTATTTTGTCATGGAGCCCGTCTTTACCGAGGCCTGGCAGGTCGGCATCAGTCCTCTGATCGAAGAACAGATCGACATTGAAACCGGCCTGATGCGGGGGCTGGAACCCTTTCGTGCCTTTATGGCCAATCGTCTGGATCCCGATACCTTCTATGCGATTTCCGATCTGCGCCCAGACATGGAAGCCATGAATCCCAGCCCGGAGGCGCCGCTTTCCGTGCTGATCCCCAGCTTTCTGCTGTCTGAAATTGCCCGCGCTTTTCAGATTGGCTTTCTGGTCTTTCTGCCCTTCCTGGTGATCGACCTTGTGGTGGCTGCGGTGCTGATGTCGATGGGGATGATGATGGTGCCACCGGCGGTGGTCTCGCTGCCGTTCAAACTGGCGTTCTTTGTGGTCGCCGACGGCTGGAGCCTGATCGCAACTGCCCTGGTGCGCAGCTATTATCCCTAG
- a CDS encoding FliM/FliN family flagellar motor C-terminal domain-containing protein yields MDDADDLKKQATDASNPFVSVPVEVVVSVGKARPLVRDLVGLCENSILALDKRVEDPVDLYVGDRLVARGQLEEMEGDQAGQLAVRLTEIADLQNGLG; encoded by the coding sequence ATGGATGACGCCGACGATCTCAAGAAGCAGGCCACCGACGCCAGCAACCCATTTGTTTCTGTTCCCGTCGAGGTGGTGGTTTCAGTTGGCAAGGCCCGCCCCCTGGTCCGCGACCTCGTGGGTCTGTGTGAGAACTCAATTCTGGCGCTGGATAAACGCGTCGAGGATCCCGTTGACCTATATGTCGGGGACCGTTTGGTCGCCCGGGGTCAGCTCGAAGAAATGGAAGGCGATCAGGCTGGTCAATTGGCGGTTCGCCTGACCGAGATCGCCGATTTGCAAAACGGCCTGGGATGA
- a CDS encoding ABC transporter ATP-binding protein, translating to MGITHLLEDFGPATFVQQTDFPELSEELIEEERAVSYEKGYSAGWDDAVTAKDKETAHISATLTSSLEDLNFTYKEAQAQLIESLDPMFKVLTSAVLPDTMAATFGHHIVDQMTDMAKMHTDQPMSIFVSPGEGTAVRSLLPDSFATPVQVQEDENLAPGQAYLRAGTSEREINSSGLVESIQDSIEAFTYHVREDSQYG from the coding sequence ATGGGAATTACCCACCTACTAGAAGATTTTGGTCCTGCAACCTTCGTTCAACAAACGGATTTCCCGGAACTCTCGGAAGAGCTGATCGAGGAAGAACGGGCTGTGTCTTATGAAAAGGGCTACAGCGCCGGTTGGGACGATGCGGTGACGGCCAAGGATAAAGAGACAGCACATATTTCAGCCACTTTGACGAGTTCGCTGGAGGATCTGAACTTCACCTACAAAGAAGCGCAGGCACAGCTGATCGAATCGCTGGACCCTATGTTCAAGGTCCTGACCAGTGCGGTGCTGCCCGATACCATGGCGGCGACCTTTGGCCACCATATCGTCGATCAAATGACCGACATGGCCAAGATGCACACGGATCAACCGATGAGCATCTTTGTGTCGCCCGGGGAAGGGACTGCTGTGCGCTCCCTGCTACCCGATTCTTTTGCCACTCCGGTTCAGGTCCAGGAAGACGAAAACCTGGCACCGGGGCAGGCCTATCTGCGGGCCGGAACTTCGGAACGCGAAATTAACAGTTCGGGGCTGGTTGAATCCATTCAGGACTCAATAGAAGCCTTCACCTACCACGTTAGAGAGGACAGCCAGTATGGATGA
- the fliF gene encoding flagellar basal-body MS-ring/collar protein FliF, with product MQQIKNVWTGLDTRKRLIVVGATVAVIASVFAMSHVASKPTMKLLYAGLEAGSAGDVVRSLEQANTQYEVRGGSIYVPADRRDELRMTLASEGLPANGGRGYELLDSLTGFGTTSQMFDAAYWRAKEGELARTIVASPHISQARVHIANTGANPFQRTVDPTASVSVVPLGSPITPAQANAIRFLVASAVTGLAVDNVAVIDANGSLIGSPEAAAAAGAGTDDRSQSIRDRVMRLVEARVGHGNAVVEVSVDTVTDTESIREKHVDPASRVAISTDVEERADVSSNQSGEVTVASNIPDGDAASGQGSKNNTTATRERVNYEISETEKEIIRGPGAIKRLTVAVLINGQTITNDAGESVFEPRPEEELGALRELISAAIGFDEARGDVITLKSMDLPSIEPQGTEATSSFMDNVYFDAMGLIQMAALAIVTLILGLFVVRPILAGKSEGVQALGAPSMDPMGGLPDLPAMGTAPGMGDFMMNPDLGSNIALDGEIQDGGGQFGGMGDMGGMGDMGGLPALGGGGENPVDRLREMIGERQEETVQILRGWLEENEERV from the coding sequence GTGCAGCAGATCAAGAATGTCTGGACCGGGTTGGATACGCGTAAGCGGCTCATTGTGGTTGGCGCCACAGTAGCGGTGATTGCGAGTGTGTTTGCCATGTCCCATGTGGCGAGCAAGCCAACCATGAAATTACTCTATGCTGGGCTCGAAGCTGGCTCGGCTGGGGATGTAGTACGGTCACTGGAACAGGCCAATACACAATACGAAGTTCGCGGTGGCTCTATATATGTCCCCGCTGATCGCCGCGATGAGCTGCGCATGACACTGGCCAGCGAAGGCCTGCCTGCAAATGGCGGTCGTGGCTACGAGCTGCTCGATTCGCTAACCGGGTTTGGCACAACATCGCAGATGTTTGATGCGGCCTACTGGCGCGCCAAAGAAGGAGAGCTCGCCCGAACCATCGTTGCCAGCCCCCATATCAGCCAGGCCCGCGTCCATATTGCCAATACTGGCGCCAATCCTTTTCAACGCACTGTGGATCCAACAGCCTCCGTATCCGTCGTGCCTCTGGGATCCCCGATTACCCCAGCCCAGGCCAATGCGATTCGCTTTTTGGTTGCGTCCGCCGTCACCGGACTGGCGGTGGATAATGTTGCTGTGATTGATGCCAATGGGTCTTTGATCGGATCTCCTGAAGCCGCGGCTGCTGCCGGTGCTGGAACCGATGATCGCTCACAATCGATTCGGGATCGGGTCATGCGCCTGGTTGAGGCCCGCGTGGGTCACGGCAATGCCGTGGTCGAGGTCAGCGTCGATACCGTCACCGACACCGAATCGATCCGCGAAAAGCATGTTGATCCCGCCAGCCGTGTCGCCATCAGTACAGATGTCGAAGAACGTGCCGATGTGTCCAGCAACCAATCCGGCGAGGTCACCGTGGCCTCGAATATCCCGGATGGGGATGCCGCTTCGGGCCAGGGGTCAAAGAACAACACCACTGCAACGCGTGAGCGAGTGAACTATGAAATCTCCGAGACCGAAAAGGAAATCATCCGCGGCCCAGGTGCAATCAAACGCCTGACCGTTGCGGTCCTGATCAATGGTCAGACGATAACCAATGACGCGGGCGAATCTGTGTTTGAACCGCGCCCCGAAGAAGAGCTGGGCGCCCTGCGCGAGCTGATCTCGGCGGCGATCGGGTTTGACGAGGCCCGCGGCGATGTCATTACCCTCAAGTCGATGGATCTGCCCAGCATCGAACCCCAGGGCACCGAGGCCACCTCCTCCTTTATGGACAACGTCTACTTTGACGCCATGGGGCTTATTCAGATGGCAGCCCTTGCCATTGTGACCCTGATTCTCGGTCTCTTTGTGGTCCGGCCAATTCTGGCAGGAAAAAGCGAGGGCGTTCAAGCGCTTGGCGCCCCGAGTATGGATCCAATGGGGGGGCTGCCTGACCTGCCCGCCATGGGTACAGCACCTGGTATGGGGGACTTTATGATGAACCCGGACCTTGGCTCCAATATTGCCCTGGATGGTGAAATTCAGGATGGCGGCGGCCAGTTCGGCGGTATGGGAGACATGGGCGGCATGGGCGACATGGGTGGCCTGCCAGCCCTCGGAGGTGGCGGCGAGAACCCGGTTGATCGCCTGCGTGAAATGATTGGCGAACGCCAAGAAGAAACTGTCCAGATCCTGCGCGGATGGCTGGAAGAAAATGAGGAACGGGTCTGA
- a CDS encoding flagellar basal body-associated FliL family protein — translation MTDAVVNAEEDAPGKKSKLPLIIGVVLALAGGGGGFFAVSSGLLPFGKSAESEETHAAVEAPEGVDSGETAEDIAKLAFIEMEPIVITLRKASGIKHLRFNAQLEVDALHQAEVEKVLPRVVDVLNSYLRALELEDLSDPMALPRLRAQMLRRINIATGQGRVRDLLIMEFVLN, via the coding sequence ATGACAGACGCTGTAGTGAATGCGGAAGAAGACGCACCGGGTAAAAAAAGCAAACTGCCTCTCATCATTGGGGTCGTCCTTGCACTTGCAGGCGGCGGTGGCGGTTTCTTTGCAGTTTCGTCAGGGCTTCTTCCCTTTGGTAAATCCGCAGAGTCCGAAGAGACTCATGCGGCTGTAGAAGCGCCAGAAGGCGTAGATAGTGGTGAGACGGCGGAGGATATCGCCAAGCTTGCCTTCATCGAGATGGAACCAATTGTGATTACGCTGCGCAAAGCAAGCGGCATCAAACACTTGCGGTTCAACGCACAATTAGAGGTGGATGCGCTCCACCAGGCCGAGGTCGAAAAAGTCCTCCCCCGTGTAGTCGATGTACTGAATAGCTATCTTCGCGCTCTGGAGCTGGAGGATCTGTCTGATCCGATGGCGCTGCCAAGGCTGCGCGCGCAGATGCTGCGGCGAATCAACATAGCCACCGGACAGGGGCGTGTGCGTGATTTGCTGATCATGGAATTCGTACTGAACTAG